In Bacillus sp. DX3.1, the following proteins share a genomic window:
- a CDS encoding TIGR04053 family radical SAM/SPASM domain-containing protein has protein sequence MINRDFNKNPFIVIWELTRACQLKCLHCRAEAQYHRHPLELTFEEGKNLIDDIYEMDNPMLVFTGGDPLMRPDVYEIADYAIKKGVRVSMTPSATPNVTKETIQKAKEVGLARWAFSLDGPTAEIHDHFRGTEGSFELTMNAIRYLHELKIPIQINTVVSNYNVNVLEDMAKLVEELDCVLWSVFFLVPTGRGKETDMISPAQHERVFQWLYQLSKKVSFDIKTTAAQHYRRVVIQQKMRENKKIDQAIQYQDVLMTGMTGQINGLGRAPKGVNDGNGFVFISHIGDVYPSGLLPIKAGNVRTTPLADIYRNSPVFQDLRNPDKYKGKCGVCEFRYVCGGSRSRAFAMTGDYMESEPFCVYIPKALRKQKKNV, from the coding sequence TTGATTAATCGTGATTTTAACAAAAATCCATTCATTGTGATATGGGAGTTAACAAGAGCATGCCAATTAAAATGTCTTCATTGTCGTGCGGAAGCTCAATATCATCGGCATCCTCTTGAGCTAACATTTGAAGAAGGAAAAAACCTAATTGATGATATATATGAAATGGATAATCCGATGCTTGTTTTTACCGGTGGTGATCCGTTAATGCGTCCGGATGTATATGAGATTGCAGATTATGCGATAAAAAAAGGTGTTCGGGTATCCATGACACCAAGTGCTACTCCAAACGTTACGAAAGAAACGATTCAAAAAGCAAAAGAAGTAGGGCTTGCTAGATGGGCATTTAGTTTGGATGGGCCAACAGCTGAAATACATGATCATTTTAGGGGGACAGAGGGGTCATTTGAATTAACAATGAATGCGATTCGTTATTTGCATGAATTGAAAATTCCTATTCAAATTAATACTGTTGTTTCTAATTATAATGTGAATGTACTTGAAGATATGGCAAAATTAGTAGAGGAATTAGATTGTGTGCTTTGGAGTGTATTTTTCTTAGTGCCAACGGGGCGCGGCAAGGAAACAGATATGATTTCACCAGCTCAGCATGAAAGGGTATTCCAATGGCTATATCAATTAAGTAAGAAGGTCTCTTTTGATATTAAAACAACAGCTGCTCAGCACTATAGACGTGTTGTTATTCAACAAAAAATGAGAGAAAATAAAAAAATAGATCAGGCTATTCAATATCAGGATGTATTGATGACTGGAATGACGGGGCAGATTAATGGGCTTGGACGTGCTCCAAAAGGGGTGAATGATGGAAACGGTTTTGTATTTATTTCTCATATTGGAGATGTGTATCCAAGTGGGTTATTACCTATCAAAGCCGGGAATGTTCGAACAACACCACTAGCTGATATTTATCGAAACTCCCCTGTCTTCCAAGACTTGCGTAATCCGGACAAGTATAAAGGAAAGTGTGGGGTTTGTGAGTTTCGATATGTTTGCGGAGGATCTCGTTCCAGAGCTTTTGCCATGACTGGAGATTACATGGAAAGTGAACCTTTCTGTGTATACATTCCAAAAGCATTACGAAAACAGAAAAAAAACGTATAA
- a CDS encoding Crp/Fnr family transcriptional regulator has product MKEEMIKKHLRGVSLFKELSEEELQPFVDISQMRIYKAKSFVFMQGDILDRVFFIHSGRVKIQKTDVTGKEQIVSVLQAGEMFPHAGFFREGTFPAHAEILESAQLIVTPIADFEKILIQYPELCIKLFKVLGEKIVDLQNRLEEQILHDTYEQIIMLLLRLCKSNGTQINDTYTLTTHFTNRELANMIGTSRETVSRTINQLKRKKLIHIDENGCFIIIPEKLEEEII; this is encoded by the coding sequence ATGAAAGAAGAAATGATTAAAAAACATTTACGGGGAGTCTCCCTCTTTAAAGAACTTTCAGAAGAAGAACTTCAGCCATTTGTGGATATTTCACAAATGCGAATTTATAAAGCGAAGTCATTTGTATTTATGCAGGGTGACATACTTGACCGTGTGTTTTTTATCCACTCAGGTAGGGTGAAAATTCAAAAAACGGATGTAACTGGAAAAGAACAAATTGTTTCTGTGCTTCAAGCTGGAGAAATGTTTCCCCACGCTGGTTTCTTCCGAGAAGGTACCTTCCCCGCACATGCCGAAATACTTGAGTCCGCACAATTAATTGTTACTCCAATCGCTGATTTTGAGAAAATTTTGATTCAGTACCCTGAACTATGTATTAAATTGTTTAAGGTTCTTGGAGAGAAAATTGTGGATCTTCAGAACCGATTAGAAGAACAAATTCTTCATGATACATACGAACAAATTATTATGTTATTACTTCGCTTATGTAAATCAAATGGTACACAGATAAATGATACATATACATTAACGACCCATTTTACAAATCGAGAACTCGCCAATATGATTGGAACATCAAGGGAAACGGTTAGTCGCACAATTAATCAGTTAAAAAGAAAGAAATTAATTCATATTGATGAAAACGGCTGTTTCATTATTATTCCAGAGAAATTAGAAGAAGAAATCATCTGA
- a CDS encoding DUF1858 domain-containing protein yields the protein MTKMIDFSQTVCDLAIEYPEIIPILKELGFEHITKPGMLQTAGRVMTIPNGCRMKGISFDIVKKTFKNNGFNIKE from the coding sequence ATGACAAAGATGATTGATTTTAGTCAAACAGTTTGCGATTTGGCTATCGAATACCCTGAAATCATCCCTATCTTAAAAGAGCTAGGCTTTGAACATATAACGAAACCCGGCATGCTGCAAACGGCCGGCCGTGTGATGACTATTCCAAATGGATGCCGAATGAAGGGAATTTCGTTCGATATAGTAAAAAAAACTTTTAAAAATAATGGATTTAACATTAAAGAATAG
- a CDS encoding DUF438 domain-containing protein → MSEIINNREQESMNKFERQAILKEIIKNLHNGKSVEEVKAQFEEAVGNITVAEISKLEQALMEEEGIPVEEVQRLCSVHTAIFKGSIEEIHRSDKPEDEPGHPIHTFKLENKKIDKLVNFKLQLHYERFEKEDSEENVYKLIEDLNLLLDVDKHYSRKENLLFPYLEKYGIYGPTQVMWGIDDVIRNAIKDVKQKLTNYNGDKKTVLDGVYFVIREASEMIFKEENILFPMALQTLTEDEWIKIAHESEEIGYCLTGPAGVWKPERKAIQEQAMSEGFIRLETGILSLKQLELMLNHLPVDITYIDQDDVVRYFSHGKERIFARTKAIIGRTVQNCHPPKSVHVVEKLLEDFKSGNKDCEDFWIKFKDKYVYIRYFAIRSEDGEYMGALEFTQNINPIQEIQGEKRILS, encoded by the coding sequence ATGAGCGAGATAATTAACAATCGTGAACAAGAAAGTATGAATAAATTTGAACGCCAGGCAATCTTAAAGGAGATTATTAAAAATCTTCATAATGGAAAAAGTGTAGAAGAAGTAAAAGCACAATTTGAAGAAGCAGTCGGGAATATTACCGTTGCGGAAATTTCAAAGCTTGAACAGGCACTCATGGAAGAAGAAGGAATTCCAGTGGAAGAAGTACAACGTTTATGCTCAGTGCATACAGCTATTTTTAAAGGTTCCATTGAAGAAATCCATAGATCCGATAAACCCGAAGACGAACCTGGACATCCAATTCATACATTTAAGCTTGAAAACAAAAAAATCGATAAGCTTGTTAACTTCAAGCTTCAACTTCACTATGAACGATTCGAAAAAGAAGATAGTGAAGAAAACGTCTATAAACTAATCGAAGATTTAAATCTGTTGCTGGATGTGGATAAACACTACAGCCGCAAAGAAAATTTACTTTTCCCTTATTTAGAAAAATACGGAATTTACGGACCGACACAAGTAATGTGGGGGATCGATGACGTCATTCGTAACGCCATTAAAGATGTTAAACAAAAATTAACAAACTATAACGGAGATAAAAAGACAGTCTTAGACGGCGTTTACTTTGTCATCCGTGAGGCAAGTGAAATGATTTTTAAAGAGGAAAATATTTTGTTTCCGATGGCACTTCAAACTCTTACGGAAGACGAATGGATTAAAATCGCTCATGAAAGTGAGGAAATCGGCTATTGCTTAACAGGTCCTGCAGGCGTATGGAAACCTGAAAGAAAAGCGATACAAGAGCAGGCTATGTCTGAAGGATTCATTCGTTTAGAAACAGGTATACTATCTTTAAAACAATTAGAGCTAATGTTGAACCACTTGCCTGTGGATATTACGTACATTGATCAGGATGATGTTGTACGCTACTTCTCTCATGGAAAAGAGCGGATCTTTGCTCGCACAAAAGCGATAATCGGCAGAACAGTCCAAAACTGCCATCCTCCAAAAAGCGTTCATGTCGTTGAAAAGCTCTTAGAAGACTTCAAATCTGGAAACAAAGATTGTGAAGATTTCTGGATTAAGTTCAAAGATAAATATGTATACATTCGTTATTTCGCTATACGGAGTGAAGATGGAGAATACATGGGCGCCCTTGAATTCACACAAAATATTAATCCAATTCAAGAAATCCAAGGAGAAAAACGCATTCTCTCATAA
- a CDS encoding DUF5105 domain-containing protein yields MQFKKITGACLAAALTVGVVSGCNLTESSKEVKQDNTAKVKKVGEKTKEKGYELEFENAEFALPERYEKSINERILKVKVNIKNTGDKPLLLMEEDFSLYIKDEKMKLYDSNDEDLLNYEEIDKGRKVSGTLYFDVKEAPSYELEYKKYRVDPDKEKLEKTNFTIDGKELVKKAKDLNRPAEALAAYLNAGFYDKDLEKMNELTGEDGKQFASMIENSVKTSSLSGSYTYSSIDEQSFTNYFKNLKAALQKNVKFETKVLSVNPGSDTAEVEIKSKPIVLSDLQIKVESERNKIRNENPNISYPELVKRLFDFTSSQLPEAKTSDTEEVVTVNMKKHGENQWRIEEYDIKRLSPILYKN; encoded by the coding sequence GTGCAGTTTAAGAAAATCACAGGAGCATGTTTAGCAGCAGCACTTACAGTAGGGGTTGTAAGTGGTTGTAATTTAACAGAAAGTTCAAAAGAAGTAAAACAGGACAATACGGCAAAAGTAAAAAAAGTAGGAGAAAAGACGAAGGAAAAAGGCTATGAATTGGAATTTGAAAACGCGGAATTTGCTTTACCAGAAAGATACGAAAAATCAATAAATGAGCGTATCCTTAAAGTGAAAGTGAATATTAAAAATACAGGGGATAAACCTTTGTTATTAATGGAAGAGGATTTCTCATTGTACATAAAAGACGAAAAAATGAAACTATACGATTCTAATGACGAGGATCTACTTAATTATGAAGAAATCGATAAAGGGAGAAAAGTATCTGGTACGCTGTATTTCGATGTTAAAGAGGCACCTTCCTATGAACTTGAATACAAAAAATATCGTGTGGATCCAGATAAAGAAAAACTAGAGAAAACTAATTTTACAATTGATGGTAAAGAGCTAGTGAAGAAGGCGAAAGATTTGAATAGACCAGCTGAAGCGTTAGCTGCATACTTAAATGCGGGTTTTTACGATAAAGATTTAGAAAAAATGAATGAATTAACAGGTGAAGATGGTAAGCAATTTGCAAGCATGATAGAAAACTCAGTTAAAACGTCATCCCTTTCAGGTTCTTACACTTACTCTAGTATTGATGAACAATCATTTACAAATTACTTCAAAAATTTGAAGGCGGCACTTCAAAAAAATGTGAAATTTGAAACGAAAGTATTATCTGTAAACCCAGGAAGCGATACAGCAGAAGTCGAAATAAAATCGAAACCTATTGTGCTTTCTGACTTGCAAATAAAAGTAGAAAGTGAGCGTAACAAAATTAGAAATGAGAATCCTAATATTTCTTATCCTGAATTAGTGAAACGTTTATTTGATTTCACTTCATCTCAATTACCTGAAGCAAAAACATCTGATACTGAAGAAGTTGTAACTGTAAACATGAAAAAACATGGAGAAAATCAATGGCGCATAGAGGAATATGATATAAAGAGACTTTCGCCAATACTATATAAAAATTAG